In Methanobacterium paludis, the following proteins share a genomic window:
- a CDS encoding aldo-keto reductase family protein: protein MFKGTIELNGHEVPRTLLGTSPFMGIKAAQFGHRSMLYQLDFYDKPEKILQLIEKSYELGIRGIQLVPYPYIVEAFKWAADEGCEMEIIGTVRPDNELEDIKVLSELEARAILLHGVVTDKTDWNFLEDKLQLIKDQNISAGLATHMPFRTTAALLESSVTDLFDIYLIPVNKLGYLMDCDGFRTENRAQIRDMIKKLDKTVIASKTLAAGILTPNEAFDYLKTLDYVDIVAVGIASEEEAEETFSILASK from the coding sequence ATGTTTAAAGGGACTATAGAACTCAACGGACATGAAGTGCCGAGAACTCTCCTCGGAACCTCCCCATTTATGGGCATTAAGGCTGCCCAGTTTGGGCACAGATCAATGCTTTACCAGCTTGATTTTTACGACAAACCGGAGAAAATACTGCAACTAATCGAAAAATCATACGAACTCGGAATCAGAGGAATTCAACTCGTTCCATACCCATACATAGTCGAAGCCTTTAAATGGGCTGCAGATGAAGGATGCGAAATGGAGATAATTGGAACTGTGAGACCAGATAACGAACTTGAAGATATCAAAGTTTTGTCAGAGCTTGAAGCCCGTGCAATTCTCCTTCATGGTGTCGTAACTGACAAAACTGACTGGAATTTTTTAGAAGATAAGCTTCAGCTCATAAAGGATCAAAATATATCTGCAGGTCTTGCAACCCACATGCCTTTCAGAACAACTGCAGCACTATTAGAATCATCCGTAACTGATCTTTTTGACATTTACTTGATTCCTGTAAATAAATTAGGATATTTAATGGATTGCGATGGTTTTAGAACCGAAAACCGCGCCCAAATTCGTGATATGATCAAAAAACTGGATAAAACCGTGATTGCCAGTAAAACACTTGCAGCAGGAATATTAACTCCTAACGAAGCATTTGATTATCTTAAAACCCTTGATTATGTGGATATTGTGGCCGTGGGAATTGCTTCTGAGGAGGAAGCTGAAGAAACCTTTAGTATTCTGGCTTCTAAATGA
- the serA gene encoding phosphoglycerate dehydrogenase, with amino-acid sequence MKVLIADQINEKGIDELKDVAEVVNNTSITKEELVTVIKDFDAIIVRSRTKVTREVIEAAEKLKIIARAGVGVDNVDVEAATEHGIMVVNAPESTSITVAEHTMGIILSLARKISIADKSVKESKWEKKKFMGLELNGKTLGVIGMGRIGSQVVTRSKAFGMDALVYDPYITEEAAAELGVTVVDLETLLKNSDVMTVHVPLTPETKHLIAKPQFDIMKENAFIVNCARGGIIKEEDLYEALSTGKIGGAGLDVYEEEPPKNNPLFGLDNVVLTPHIAASTAEAQRDAAIIVANEIKKVFKGESPKNVLNMPVLDPETFQLIKPYFKLTEKLGKFLMQTAKGNIKEINITYCGELSEFKKQDILTRMVLQEILNPILTEPVNLVNANSVAKIRGIVVTEGKRCDAKGYKSLIKVEMKSESKDISLEGIAAKEPEIIMIDGYKVDVETEGTMLIVRYKDIPGIIGAIGTRLGEQGINIAKMQVGRKELGGEAVMVLKVDQKVKGTEIEKLLKLEDVYDAVAVNL; translated from the coding sequence ATGAAAGTACTTATCGCTGATCAAATAAATGAAAAAGGAATAGATGAGCTTAAAGATGTTGCAGAAGTTGTTAATAACACTTCAATCACAAAAGAAGAGCTTGTAACTGTTATAAAAGATTTTGACGCCATTATTGTAAGAAGCAGGACCAAAGTGACCCGTGAAGTTATAGAAGCTGCAGAGAAACTCAAGATCATAGCCCGTGCAGGAGTGGGTGTTGACAACGTGGATGTTGAGGCTGCAACAGAGCACGGTATAATGGTTGTAAATGCACCAGAATCAACTTCAATAACAGTTGCAGAGCATACCATGGGAATTATACTCTCCCTTGCAAGGAAGATCTCAATTGCAGACAAATCTGTTAAGGAAAGTAAATGGGAGAAGAAAAAATTCATGGGACTAGAGCTCAACGGCAAAACTTTAGGCGTTATTGGAATGGGAAGAATAGGAAGTCAGGTTGTAACCCGTTCAAAGGCTTTTGGTATGGATGCATTAGTTTATGACCCCTACATAACAGAAGAAGCTGCAGCAGAGCTTGGAGTGACAGTTGTTGACCTTGAAACTCTCCTTAAAAACTCTGACGTCATGACAGTACACGTTCCTTTAACCCCTGAGACTAAACACCTCATAGCAAAACCACAGTTTGACATCATGAAAGAAAATGCATTTATTGTGAACTGTGCAAGGGGAGGAATAATCAAAGAGGAAGATCTCTACGAAGCACTTTCAACAGGTAAAATAGGAGGTGCAGGTCTTGACGTTTATGAGGAAGAACCACCAAAGAACAATCCACTATTTGGACTTGACAATGTGGTTTTAACCCCCCACATAGCAGCATCAACAGCAGAAGCCCAGAGAGATGCAGCCATAATAGTTGCAAATGAGATAAAAAAAGTTTTCAAAGGAGAATCTCCTAAAAACGTCTTGAACATGCCTGTTCTTGACCCTGAAACATTTCAACTCATAAAACCATACTTCAAACTCACAGAAAAACTTGGAAAATTCCTGATGCAGACAGCCAAAGGTAACATAAAGGAGATTAACATAACTTACTGCGGAGAACTTTCAGAGTTCAAAAAACAGGATATTTTAACCAGGATGGTACTGCAGGAAATTTTAAATCCAATACTCACAGAACCTGTGAACCTTGTCAATGCAAACAGTGTTGCTAAAATTAGAGGTATAGTAGTAACCGAGGGTAAAAGATGCGATGCAAAAGGATATAAAAGTCTAATAAAGGTTGAAATGAAGTCTGAAAGTAAAGACATTAGTCTTGAGGGAATCGCCGCCAAAGAACCTGAAATAATCATGATAGATGGCTACAAAGTTGATGTTGAAACAGAAGGAACCATGTTAATTGTTAGATACAAGGACATACCTGGGATAATCGGTGCAATAGGTACAAGATTAGGTGAACAAGGTATAAACATAGCCAAAATGCAAGTTGGAAGAAAAGAACTTGGTGGAGAAGCAGTTATGGTTCTTAAAGTGGACCAGAAAGTTAAGGGAACTGAAATAGAAAAACTTTTAAAACTTGAAGATGTTTACGACGCTGTGGCTGTGAACTTATAG
- a CDS encoding MmgE/PrpD family protein, whose amino-acid sequence MIQKVMFNADSLSSMITEKLADFIIQTEYDKIPKNAVEKAKLCFLDFLGVALRGSQSKSGVIVTNILEDGLKDADESTVLGHQKASPLDASLANGIFAHSLDLDDGHRLAQLHPGCCVIPAALSLCESRNKSGKDFISSVVVGYETAIALGMLVNPNHRTLGFHSTGTCGAFGAAAAACKSMNLKYNEILNTLGLAGTQAAGLLESDHAGSMGKHLHAGKAAQSGVLSALLARNGFTGAKSIIDGKEGFLNAMVYPNIEMDDNKTDNIKIDDGTDAVKTDDKSNDTNNGKNKNGSRQIDLDKYHISDVYFKKYPVCRHLHSTIDATLDILNQVNLDNSDGLRDVNGITSEQIHKITVKTYKITAGHDNYHPETIEALRQSLPVSLAIAISKGNLNLNNLEITEDIKKISNKIVIEHDANFDELYPLMRPSEVRVTITNKTNGDYSKTYNKHVDLPQGEPENPFKKDVIIEKFHDLNPEVDLDVLKVIDDIELYRMGDLMDILNEEFKLINTSKNLNKPEIKSI is encoded by the coding sequence TTGATCCAAAAAGTTATGTTCAATGCAGACAGCTTATCATCAATGATAACTGAAAAACTAGCAGACTTCATAATTCAAACAGAATATGATAAAATCCCAAAAAACGCAGTGGAAAAGGCAAAACTCTGCTTTCTGGACTTTTTAGGGGTTGCATTGAGGGGATCCCAGAGTAAAAGTGGGGTTATTGTAACAAATATATTGGAAGATGGTTTGAAAGATGCTGACGAATCAACAGTTCTGGGGCACCAAAAGGCCAGTCCACTTGATGCAAGTCTTGCAAACGGTATTTTTGCTCATTCACTTGATCTGGACGATGGCCACAGGCTTGCACAGCTACATCCTGGATGTTGCGTCATACCAGCCGCACTTTCCCTCTGCGAATCCCGAAACAAAAGCGGAAAAGATTTTATAAGTTCAGTTGTAGTTGGATATGAAACTGCGATTGCCCTGGGAATGCTTGTAAATCCCAATCATCGCACACTTGGTTTTCACAGTACAGGAACCTGCGGAGCATTTGGAGCCGCAGCTGCTGCCTGTAAATCCATGAATCTAAAATATAATGAAATTTTAAACACTTTAGGACTTGCAGGAACCCAGGCAGCAGGATTACTGGAATCGGACCACGCAGGCAGTATGGGAAAACATCTTCACGCAGGTAAAGCTGCCCAATCAGGAGTATTATCTGCTTTACTTGCAAGAAATGGCTTTACTGGAGCTAAATCCATAATAGATGGGAAAGAAGGATTTTTAAATGCAATGGTGTATCCTAATATTGAAATGGACGATAACAAAACAGATAATATTAAAATTGATGATGGAACAGACGCTGTTAAGACAGATGATAAATCAAACGATACTAATAATGGTAAAAATAAAAATGGAAGCAGACAGATCGATCTGGACAAATATCATATTTCAGACGTTTATTTTAAAAAATACCCAGTTTGCAGGCATTTACACTCTACAATAGACGCAACGCTTGATATTTTAAATCAAGTGAATTTGGATAATTCAGATGGTTTGAGAGACGTGAATGGCATAACAAGTGAACAAATTCATAAAATAACCGTTAAAACCTATAAAATCACAGCAGGACATGACAACTACCATCCTGAAACTATCGAAGCTTTAAGGCAGAGCCTGCCCGTGAGTCTTGCAATTGCAATTTCTAAGGGCAATTTGAACTTAAATAACCTTGAAATAACTGAAGATATAAAAAAAATTTCAAATAAAATAGTTATAGAACATGATGCAAATTTTGATGAATTATATCCCCTCATGAGGCCTTCCGAAGTTAGAGTAACAATAACCAATAAAACGAATGGAGATTACAGTAAAACATACAACAAACATGTTGATCTACCTCAAGGAGAACCTGAAAATCCATTTAAAAAAGATGTTATTATTGAAAAATTCCATGATTTGAATCCTGAAGTTGATCTGGATGTTCTAAAAGTTATTGATGATATTGAGTTGTATAGAATGGGCGACCTTATGGATATCTTAAATGAAGAATTTAAATTAATAAATACTTCCAAAAATTTGAATAAACCTGAAATAAAGAGCATTTAA
- a CDS encoding heavy metal-binding domain-containing protein, protein MVSVDEFIIVSSNHVPGYEILETKGFVYGLTVRSRGVGGQVGAGIRSMFGGEIKEYVQMMEHSRNEALERVIEHAMEMGANAIISARFDSNEMSNVMQEILAYGTAVVAQKVEE, encoded by the coding sequence TTGGTCTCTGTAGATGAATTCATAATTGTGAGCTCAAATCATGTTCCGGGATACGAAATTTTAGAAACAAAAGGTTTCGTATACGGACTTACGGTACGAAGTAGAGGTGTAGGTGGACAGGTGGGCGCAGGAATACGTTCCATGTTCGGTGGTGAAATAAAAGAGTACGTACAGATGATGGAGCACTCCAGAAACGAAGCTCTTGAAAGGGTAATAGAACACGCCATGGAAATGGGTGCAAATGCAATAATAAGCGCACGTTTTGATTCAAACGAGATGTCAAATGTAATGCAGGAAATTTTAGCCTATGGTACGGCAGTAGTTGCCCAAAAAGTTGAAGAATAA
- a CDS encoding tRNA(Ile)(2)-agmatinylcytidine synthase, which produces MCNILYVGIDDTDSSEGMCTTYITCVIIDELKDCGFEIKGYPRLIRLNPFAKFKTRGNGALSFKLILKSEKETKKAKQIILDRVEELSELQDDRTNPGVVFHEGNITDERIKDELKEFSTKTIRNVVTIEDAEKLADKIGAETFKFKKGRGIIGALSAIGCQLEDHTYELLAYRVPENYGTERRIDHESVREMNQKTYPETFDNVDDGYIAIEPHTPCPVLYGIRGESPEAVRKAHNIVKVGEPVERFCVFKTNQHTDMHLQRTDKIVDMEKLKCYIVEGTVKDKPHSIEGGHIIFTLQDDSGEIECAAYEPTKEFRDIVREFAPGDKLIVYGGIGEKGTLNVEKLKILELAHVYKTLNPMCECGKRMKSAGSDKGYKCPKCGKKLRDGSKDMVEIQRNIEKGFYEVPPSARRHLSKPLVRMLKNS; this is translated from the coding sequence ATGTGTAATATATTATATGTTGGTATCGATGACACAGATTCAAGTGAAGGAATGTGCACAACTTATATAACTTGTGTTATAATTGATGAACTTAAAGATTGCGGTTTTGAAATCAAGGGATATCCACGCCTTATACGTCTTAACCCATTTGCAAAGTTCAAAACACGAGGAAACGGTGCTTTATCCTTCAAATTAATTTTAAAATCAGAAAAAGAAACAAAAAAAGCTAAACAAATCATTTTAGACAGGGTTGAAGAACTATCAGAACTTCAGGATGATAGAACCAACCCCGGTGTAGTTTTCCACGAGGGAAACATCACCGATGAAAGGATCAAAGATGAACTCAAGGAATTTTCAACTAAAACCATAAGGAACGTCGTCACAATTGAGGATGCAGAAAAGCTTGCAGATAAAATAGGAGCGGAAACTTTCAAATTCAAAAAGGGAAGGGGTATAATAGGGGCTTTATCTGCCATAGGCTGCCAGCTTGAGGACCATACCTACGAACTTCTGGCCTACAGGGTGCCTGAAAACTACGGAACGGAACGGAGGATAGATCATGAATCTGTCCGTGAGATGAACCAGAAAACCTATCCTGAAACCTTTGACAACGTTGACGATGGTTACATTGCAATAGAACCACACACACCCTGTCCGGTGCTCTACGGAATAAGAGGAGAAAGTCCAGAAGCTGTAAGGAAAGCTCATAACATTGTTAAAGTTGGAGAGCCTGTAGAAAGGTTCTGTGTATTCAAGACCAACCAGCACACAGATATGCACCTTCAAAGGACAGATAAAATTGTTGATATGGAGAAACTAAAATGTTACATCGTTGAGGGAACTGTTAAAGACAAACCTCATTCAATCGAAGGTGGCCACATCATATTCACTCTACAGGATGATTCAGGTGAGATAGAATGCGCAGCTTACGAGCCTACCAAAGAATTCAGGGATATTGTAAGAGAATTTGCACCCGGCGACAAGCTCATAGTTTACGGTGGAATTGGAGAGAAAGGAACGTTGAACGTCGAAAAACTCAAGATTTTAGAGCTTGCACATGTTTACAAAACTTTAAACCCAATGTGCGAATGTGGAAAACGTATGAAGTCCGCTGGAAGCGATAAGGGTTATAAGTGTCCTAAATGCGGTAAAAAACTACGTGACGGCTCAAAAGATATGGTTGAGATTCAAAGAAACATTGAAAAAGGTTTCTATGAAGTTCCACCGTCTGCAAGAAGACATTTAAGTAAACCACTTGTTAGAATGCTTAAAAACAGTTGA
- a CDS encoding fumarate hydratase, producing the protein MEIAHLVKNAVIEASTTFREDQLDAYRQALNDETNENTKWVFELLLENADIAKREKVPLCDDTGIPHIYIEIGNEVLLPSCFFQEIRSGVEAGLRALPARPMAVHGNDIERIEQSKGLYDDPGKLVPAPFLMDTVPGEGVRIHVLMLGGGPEIRSHTYKVFHKRDHRKVFGDVVTWLRSEVPMLGCTPCIPAIGIGRTHFEASSLMLKAMAYGDLNRQSETENFITESLNSSMIGALGIGGSVTALGSFIKVGPQRASGVRIVCVRPCCCMEPRRSSVYLPSKTMEGY; encoded by the coding sequence ATGGAAATAGCTCATCTCGTTAAAAATGCAGTTATCGAAGCCAGCACCACCTTCCGTGAAGACCAGCTCGATGCTTACAGACAAGCACTTAACGATGAAACCAATGAAAATACCAAGTGGGTTTTCGAACTTTTACTTGAAAATGCAGACATAGCAAAGCGTGAAAAGGTCCCACTATGCGATGACACAGGTATTCCACATATTTATATCGAGATCGGGAATGAAGTTCTGCTTCCAAGCTGCTTTTTCCAGGAGATAAGATCAGGTGTCGAAGCAGGTTTGAGGGCACTTCCAGCAAGGCCTATGGCTGTCCATGGAAATGATATTGAACGAATAGAACAGAGTAAAGGTCTTTACGATGACCCTGGTAAATTGGTGCCTGCCCCATTTTTAATGGACACTGTACCAGGTGAAGGTGTCAGGATTCATGTGCTCATGTTGGGTGGAGGTCCCGAGATCAGATCCCACACTTATAAAGTTTTCCATAAACGGGATCATAGAAAAGTATTTGGGGATGTTGTAACATGGTTGAGATCAGAGGTTCCAATGCTTGGATGCACTCCATGTATTCCTGCTATTGGCATTGGTAGAACTCATTTTGAAGCTTCATCCCTCATGCTGAAAGCAATGGCCTATGGGGATCTTAACAGACAGTCCGAAACGGAAAATTTCATAACTGAATCTTTGAACAGCTCAATGATTGGTGCTCTGGGTATTGGAGGTTCTGTAACAGCATTAGGATCATTTATTAAAGTAGGTCCTCAAAGGGCCAGTGGTGTTAGAATAGTGTGTGTCAGACCTTGCTGCTGCATGGAACCCAGAAGATCGTCTGTTTATTTACCTTCTAAAACCATGGAAGGATATTAA
- a CDS encoding transcriptional regulator: protein MQKFNIPAQRDHILIEINELLSSHGFETSNIYDRSCFDMVARKDFLLLLMKVLINVDGFTGEQAEEIKKVANTFLASPIIVGLKSKNEFLEEDVVYERHGIPVIALETLRSMLIEEIYPEIFADRGGYFVQIDGNIIKEIREEQNLSRKDLADLAHVSRETIYKYENGMVRAFPETAMMLESILNMKITLSINLFRVPEPEKSNISDKTKKEPKELFDLGFGVIKTNRTPFDALAKPEAETVRKIRKNDGPLITNMEKNRNQQILKKMAVNVKDLSGVTGTEAVFILDTKNDMNCIEGIPVVHNWEMGEMKNSKEFLKLVKERKECS, encoded by the coding sequence ATGCAGAAATTTAATATTCCCGCTCAAAGAGATCATATTTTAATTGAAATAAACGAGCTTCTATCAAGTCATGGTTTTGAAACTTCTAATATATATGATAGAAGCTGTTTTGATATGGTCGCCAGAAAAGACTTTTTACTTCTCTTAATGAAGGTTCTAATTAATGTTGACGGGTTTACAGGGGAACAGGCTGAGGAAATAAAGAAAGTTGCAAACACTTTCCTGGCATCGCCAATTATAGTAGGTCTCAAATCAAAAAATGAATTTTTAGAAGAAGATGTAGTCTATGAAAGGCATGGAATACCTGTAATAGCCCTTGAAACCCTTCGAAGTATGCTTATTGAGGAGATTTACCCTGAAATATTTGCAGATCGTGGAGGATACTTCGTTCAGATAGACGGTAACATCATAAAAGAGATCAGGGAAGAGCAGAACCTTTCACGAAAAGATCTAGCGGACCTTGCACATGTATCAAGGGAAACAATATATAAGTATGAGAATGGAATGGTTAGAGCTTTTCCAGAAACTGCAATGATGCTTGAAAGCATTTTGAACATGAAAATAACTCTTTCCATTAACCTTTTCAGGGTTCCTGAGCCAGAAAAGAGTAACATCTCTGATAAAACTAAAAAGGAGCCAAAAGAACTTTTTGATCTGGGTTTCGGTGTGATTAAAACGAACAGAACTCCATTTGATGCACTTGCAAAGCCTGAAGCTGAAACGGTTCGTAAAATTCGTAAAAACGATGGACCCCTCATAACTAACATGGAAAAAAACCGTAACCAGCAGATTTTAAAGAAGATGGCTGTGAATGTGAAGGACCTTTCAGGAGTGACAGGTACGGAAGCTGTCTTTATATTAGATACCAAGAATGATATGAACTGTATTGAGGGAATCCCTGTTGTCCACAACTGGGAGATGGGGGAAATGAAAAACTCAAAAGAGTTTTTAAAACTTGTAAAAGAGCGTAAAGAATGCAGTTAA